ATATCCTCAAGTCCTCGCCGTATGGCCGCCAGGTCTTCAGGAGAGAGTTCCTCCTCTGCGACCGGCATATGGGGAGCAAGGAAGCGATCCAGCTCCTCCTTGCGAATACGCCATTGGCGCCCCACCCTGCCAGCAGGGAGCCGGCCTTCCCTCAGAATTCTATATACAGTGCGCAAATCTACCCTTAGATACCTAGCAGCTT
This genomic window from Bacillota bacterium contains:
- a CDS encoding helix-turn-helix domain-containing protein, which translates into the protein MNEELILTPEEAARYLRVDLRTVYRILREGRLPAGRVGRQWRIRKEELDRFLAPHMPVAEEELSPEDLAAIRRGLEDIKAGRVERWEDLSKELGQ